One segment of Brienomyrus brachyistius isolate T26 unplaced genomic scaffold, BBRACH_0.4 scaffold50, whole genome shotgun sequence DNA contains the following:
- the LOC125723621 gene encoding spermatogenesis-associated serine-rich protein 2-like has product MAKKHSPKETSDVVFDTHSKMVMSQGGTFGRMKEKINAVRAVVPNRSNNEIVLVLQHFENCVDHAVQAFVEGSAAEILKEWNVTGKKKPKKKKKPKPQTGGQADSVQTECTSPSDGKDAVNGLHGNGSGLDGDSADSLSEQLDSASLDTVELDCRSAVSELTEPAPGTDMDFKGIAPNPASGDGQGGQRGKAGLRPLGSKARFTAGCNFQPASLSASPSAENGQNASAVNKKIAPNIDKSVKDLHRCTASLTRYRVVVKDEMDSSIKRMKQTFSELQSCLMDREVALLEEMDKVKAEAMAILDARQKKAEDLRRLSEQSASMTEEQLGELRADIKHFVSERKYDEDLGKAVKFTHDLESLRKSIMSFGQVYHPQTGYSSRSLCSSASSPPVGSAKPGMQVLPHAAAQPLRPAHQSGVRPVQGLAQQSGAQSINGGPHPDRNLSRPNYRNQNNRGQITAPSSASHPAPLTHGARDSLVHATTSVPRHFNTTPNGLPQRRPREHRP; this is encoded by the exons ATGGCCAAAAAACACAGCCCCAAGG AaacctcagatgtggtgtttgaTACGCACTCGAAAATGGTGATGTCACAAGGAGGCACATTTGGGAGAATGAAGGAGAAG ATAAATGCTGTGCGAGCTGTGGTCCCCAACAGGAGCAACAATGAGATCGTCCTGGTGCTGCAGCATTTTGAGAATTGCGTGGATCATGCTGTGCAGGCCTTCGTGGAAG GAAGTGCTGCTGAAATCCTGAAAGAATGGAATGTAACAGGAAAGAAaaag cccaagaagaaaaagaaaccgAAACCGCAGACGGGGGGTCAGGCGGATTCCGTCCAGACCGAATGCACGTCTCCGTCTGACGGCAAGGATGCGGTGAATGGTCTCCACGGCAACGGCTCCGGGCTCGACGGAGACTCTGCAGACTCCCTCAGCGAGCAGCTGGATTCCGCTTCTCTGGACACGGTTGAGCTGGACTGCAGGTCCGCCGTGTCTGAGCTCACAGAACCGGCTCCAG GCACAGATATGGATTTCAAAGGCATTGCACCAAACCCAGCCTCTGGAGATGGCCAGGGGGGTCAGCGTGGCAAAGCCGGGCTGAGGCCTCTGGGAAGCAAGGCCCGGTTCACAGCAGGCTGCAATTTCCAGCCAGCATCTTTATCTGCCTCGCCCTCTGCAGAGAATGGTCAGAACGCCAGCGCCGTCAACAAGAAAATCG CGCCAAACATTGACAAGTCTGTGAAGGACCTGCATCGCTGCACGGCATCACTCACTCGTTACAGGGTTGTGGTGAAGGATGAGATGGACTCTTCCATCAAGAGGATGAAGCAGACCTTCTCCGAGCTGCAGAGCTG TCTTATGGACAgagaggtggccctgctggagGAAATGGACAAAGTCAAAGCAGAAGCCA TGGCTATACTGGACGCCCGGCAGAAGAAAGCGGAGGATCTCCGGCGACTGTCAGAACAATCAGCTTCCATGACGGAGGAGCAGCTCGGCGAACTCCGTGCGGATATCAAG cactTTGTGAGCGAGCGAAAGTACGACGAGGACCTGGGAAAGGCCGTCAAATTCACCCATGATCTGGAGTCTCTCAGAAAAAGTATCATGAGCTTTGGACAAG TCTATCACCCCCAGACAGGCTACTCCAGCCGCTCGCTCTGCAGTTCAGCCTCGTCCCCCCCGGTCGGATCGGCCAAACCAGGGATGCAGGTCCTTCCCCATGCTGCAGCCCAGCCGCTCAGGCCG GCTCATCAAAGCGGCGTTCGGCCAGTCCAGGGTCTGGCTCAGCAGTCTGGAGCCCAAAGCATAAATGGTGGGCCACACCCAGACCGGAACCTCAGTCGGCCTAACTACCGCAACCAGAACAATCGTGGGCAAATAACAGCCCCCAGCAGTGCCTCTCATCCCGCTCCGCTTACCCACGGCGCCAGGGACAGTTTGGTGCATGCCACCACATCTGTGCCCCGGCATTTCAACACCACTCCAAATGGGCTACCCCAAAGACGACCACGGGAACACCGCCCTTGA
- the mcrs1 gene encoding microspherule protein 1 isoform X1, whose translation MDKDMQGGVPEAAAGGTTVGSTTAQSRSEDEESAGGKDIKRTATQAFSGGVPKRRSSSRSIKRKKFDDELVESSLAKSSSRVKGPPLIEPTRCSGSEPSSGEKKKVSKSSSTLAAPLTMVVTPPSMTKRVKKSKQPLQITKDLGRWKPADDLLLINAVLQTTDLTSVHLGVKFSCRFTLREIQERWYALLYDPVISKLAWQAMRQLHPEAIAAIQSKALFSQAEEALLAKISSNSQPKQEVFQELLNKHPGVFYPSRTPKSLMLHWQLLKQYYLLEDQSVQPLPKGDQVLNFSDAEQLVDEAKLKDSRDEVLEHELMISDRHQKREIRQLEQELPRWQVLVDSITGMNSPDFDNQTLAALRGRMVRYLMRSREITLGRATKDKQIDVDLSLEGPAWKISRKQGIIKLKNNGDFFIANEGRRPFYIDGRPVLSGNKWKLNNNSVVEIAGLRFVFLINQELISLIKAEAAKMSQQ comes from the exons ATGGACAAAG ACATGCAGGGAGGGGTTCCAGAGGCAGCAGCTGGGGGTACAACAGTAGGGAGCACCACAGCGCAGAGCCGATCAGAAGACGAGGAGTCTGCAGGTGGTAAAGATATCAAAAGAACAGCCACTCAAGCCTTCAGTGGGGGCGTCCCTAAACGCAGGAGTTCCTCCAG GTCCATCAAGCGAAAGAAGTTTGATGATGAGCTGGTGGAGAGTAGCTTGGCCAAGTCGTCCAGCAGAGTGAAGGGCCCTCCTTTGATTGAGCCCACTCGCTGCTCAGGGAGTGAACCCTCCTCCGGGGAGAAGAAGAAG GTTTCGAAATCCAGCTCAACCCTAGCCGCACCCCTAACCATGGTGGTCACACCTCCTTCTATGACCAAGAGGGTGAAGAAGAGCAAACAGCCTCTGCAGATCACTAAGGATCTGGGGCGCTGGAAGCCAGCAGATGACCTCCTGCTCATTAATGCCGTGCTTCAG ACTACAGATTTGACCTCAGTCCACCTGGGGGTTAAGTTTAGCTGTCGGTTCACCTTACGGGAGATCCAGGAGCGGTGGTATGCCCTGTTGTACGACCCTGTTATCTCAAA ATTGGCATGGCAGGCTATGCGACAGCTCCACCCAGAGGCCATAGCAGCTATCCAAAGCAAAGCGCTCTTCAGCCAGGCAGAGGAGGCGCTTCTGGCCAAGATCAGCTCG AACAGTCAGCCCAAGCAGGAAGTGTTCCAGGAACTGTTGAATAAGCACCCAGGTGTGTTCTACCCCTCGCGGACCCCCAAGAGCCTCATGCTGCATTGGCAGCTCCTCAAACAGTACTACCTTCTGGAGGACCAGAGTG TTCAGCCCCTGCCTAAAGGGGACCAGGTGCTGAACTTCTCAGACGCGGAGCAGTTAGTGGACGAGGCTAAGCTCAA GGATAGCAGAGATGAGGTTTTAGAACACG AGTTAATGATCTCCGACAGGCACCAGAAGAGGGAGATCAGGCAGCTGGAACAGGAGCTTCCACGCTGGCAGGTTCTGGTGGACAGCATCACGG GGATGAATTCCCCCGATTTTGACAACCAAACCCTCGCAGCGTTGCGTGGACGCATGGTGCGCTACCTCATGCGTTCCCGGGAG ATCACATTGGGTCGTGCCACAAAGGACAAGCAGATAGATGTGGATCTGTCTCTGGAGGGACCTGCATGGAAGATCTCCAGGAAACAAG ggatcATCAAGCTAAAAAACAACGGTGACTTCTTCATTGCCAACGAGGGCCGGAGGCCGTTTTACATCGACGGCAGACCGGTGCTGTCTGGAAACAAGTGGAAACTCAACAATAACTCTGTGGTGGAG ATTGCAGGTCTCAGGTTCGTCTTCCTCATCAACCAGGAGCTGATATCCCTCATCAAAGCAGAGGCAGCCAAGATGAGCCAGCAGTGA
- the inpp1 gene encoding inositol polyphosphate 1-phosphatase: MAELLRSLLRLSEKAANIARICREEAPLFQLLVQEKTGDDKTKKCLRDFKTLADVVIQEMIRHDLVAQFPQLTGFIYGEESNKFENSLGESIQVTVCSCEEDTAALLATVLDGHQAAADLLAQAIHQDLQLTDEAAESLELLLCPSEVAIWIDPIDGTSQYIEGREVVVPEEEVCPSGLHCALVLIGVYLRATGEPVIGVINQPFAGQGSKGQHFWGVSFGSIKASSISGPTHRSEELLSVVLSSSEKQNVKVALSPLCGGKLTYASGAGYKILCVILGLVDAYVLSEGSTYKWDSCGPHAILRALGGGIVDLAECIGCLQEDEYQHIELKYHQPKPGSQGAECWANHGGLVAYLDSAKLKRVIGALSGKV; encoded by the exons ATGGCAGAGCTGCTGCGGTCACTGCTGCGTCTGTCGGAGAAGGCGGCTAACATCGCTCGCATCTGCAGGGAGGAGGCGCCTCTCTTTCAGCTGCTGGTCCAGGAGAAGACAGGGGATGATAAAACCAAGAAGTGTCTTCGGGATTTCAAGACGCTGGCAGACGTCGTGATCCAGGAGATGATCAGACATGATCTTGTTGCCCAG TTCCCACAGCTGACGGGTTTTATTTATGGAGAGGAGTCCAACAAGTTTGAGAATAGTCTCG GAGAGAGCATCCAGGTCACAGTGTGTTCCTGCGAGGAGGATACTGCAGCTCTACTGGCCACAGTGCTTGACGGACACCAGGCAGCTGCAGACTTGCTTGCCCAAGCCATTCATCAGGACCTCCAGCTGACGGATGAGGCTGCAGAAAGCCTGGAGCTACTCCTGTGTCCCAGTGAAGTGGCCATTTGGATCGACCCCATTG ATGGAACTAGTCAATACATTGAGGGTCGAGAGGTTGTAGTACCAGAAGAAGAAGTGTGTCCATCTGGACTTCACTGTGCCTTGGTTCTTATCGGTGTGTATCTGAGAGCCACTGGAGAGCCTGTGATAGGAGTCATCAATCAACCCTTTGCAGGCCAGGG CTCGAAAGGCCAGCACTTCTGGGGAGTGTCTTTCGGGAGCATCAAGGCATCCTCGATATCCGGTCCGACTCACCGATCAGAGGAGCTGCTGTCTGTAGTGCTGAGCTCCAGTGAGAAGCAGAACGTAAAGGTCGCTTTGTCTCCCCTTTGTGGTGGGAAGCTGACGTACGCGTCAGGTGCCGGATACAAGATCCTTTGCGTCATCCTGGGTTTAGTGGACGCGTATGTCCTGTCAGAGGGCAGCACCTACAAATGGGACTCCTGCGGCCCCCATGCCATTTTGAGAGCGCTGGGTGGGGGGATCGTTGATCTTGCAGAATGCATTGGCTGTTTGCAGGAAGATGAATACCAACATATAGAACTTAAGTACCACCAACCAAAGCCTGGGAGCCAAGGGGCAGAGTGCTGGGCCAATCACGGTGGACTGGTAGCCTATCTGGACTCAGCTAAGCTAAAGAGGGTAATTGGAGCTCTTTCAGGCAAGGTATGA
- the mcrs1 gene encoding microspherule protein 1 isoform X2 — translation MQGGVPEAAAGGTTVGSTTAQSRSEDEESAGGKDIKRTATQAFSGGVPKRRSSSRSIKRKKFDDELVESSLAKSSSRVKGPPLIEPTRCSGSEPSSGEKKKVSKSSSTLAAPLTMVVTPPSMTKRVKKSKQPLQITKDLGRWKPADDLLLINAVLQTTDLTSVHLGVKFSCRFTLREIQERWYALLYDPVISKLAWQAMRQLHPEAIAAIQSKALFSQAEEALLAKISSNSQPKQEVFQELLNKHPGVFYPSRTPKSLMLHWQLLKQYYLLEDQSVQPLPKGDQVLNFSDAEQLVDEAKLKDSRDEVLEHELMISDRHQKREIRQLEQELPRWQVLVDSITGMNSPDFDNQTLAALRGRMVRYLMRSREITLGRATKDKQIDVDLSLEGPAWKISRKQGIIKLKNNGDFFIANEGRRPFYIDGRPVLSGNKWKLNNNSVVEIAGLRFVFLINQELISLIKAEAAKMSQQ, via the exons ATGCAGGGAGGGGTTCCAGAGGCAGCAGCTGGGGGTACAACAGTAGGGAGCACCACAGCGCAGAGCCGATCAGAAGACGAGGAGTCTGCAGGTGGTAAAGATATCAAAAGAACAGCCACTCAAGCCTTCAGTGGGGGCGTCCCTAAACGCAGGAGTTCCTCCAG GTCCATCAAGCGAAAGAAGTTTGATGATGAGCTGGTGGAGAGTAGCTTGGCCAAGTCGTCCAGCAGAGTGAAGGGCCCTCCTTTGATTGAGCCCACTCGCTGCTCAGGGAGTGAACCCTCCTCCGGGGAGAAGAAGAAG GTTTCGAAATCCAGCTCAACCCTAGCCGCACCCCTAACCATGGTGGTCACACCTCCTTCTATGACCAAGAGGGTGAAGAAGAGCAAACAGCCTCTGCAGATCACTAAGGATCTGGGGCGCTGGAAGCCAGCAGATGACCTCCTGCTCATTAATGCCGTGCTTCAG ACTACAGATTTGACCTCAGTCCACCTGGGGGTTAAGTTTAGCTGTCGGTTCACCTTACGGGAGATCCAGGAGCGGTGGTATGCCCTGTTGTACGACCCTGTTATCTCAAA ATTGGCATGGCAGGCTATGCGACAGCTCCACCCAGAGGCCATAGCAGCTATCCAAAGCAAAGCGCTCTTCAGCCAGGCAGAGGAGGCGCTTCTGGCCAAGATCAGCTCG AACAGTCAGCCCAAGCAGGAAGTGTTCCAGGAACTGTTGAATAAGCACCCAGGTGTGTTCTACCCCTCGCGGACCCCCAAGAGCCTCATGCTGCATTGGCAGCTCCTCAAACAGTACTACCTTCTGGAGGACCAGAGTG TTCAGCCCCTGCCTAAAGGGGACCAGGTGCTGAACTTCTCAGACGCGGAGCAGTTAGTGGACGAGGCTAAGCTCAA GGATAGCAGAGATGAGGTTTTAGAACACG AGTTAATGATCTCCGACAGGCACCAGAAGAGGGAGATCAGGCAGCTGGAACAGGAGCTTCCACGCTGGCAGGTTCTGGTGGACAGCATCACGG GGATGAATTCCCCCGATTTTGACAACCAAACCCTCGCAGCGTTGCGTGGACGCATGGTGCGCTACCTCATGCGTTCCCGGGAG ATCACATTGGGTCGTGCCACAAAGGACAAGCAGATAGATGTGGATCTGTCTCTGGAGGGACCTGCATGGAAGATCTCCAGGAAACAAG ggatcATCAAGCTAAAAAACAACGGTGACTTCTTCATTGCCAACGAGGGCCGGAGGCCGTTTTACATCGACGGCAGACCGGTGCTGTCTGGAAACAAGTGGAAACTCAACAATAACTCTGTGGTGGAG ATTGCAGGTCTCAGGTTCGTCTTCCTCATCAACCAGGAGCTGATATCCCTCATCAAAGCAGAGGCAGCCAAGATGAGCCAGCAGTGA